The region ACATCATATTTAGCTACTCCTCCTTTTTGCAGTAAAAAACCAAAGAAAAAGCCCATTAGAAGACCGAGGAATAACTGTATTTTATTCTGAGAGTGTAATTCCTTTAACATCTCTAACCTCCCAGTCCATAATATATAAATTGTGCAGCACCTACTCCAGCGATAAAGAATAATATTACAGCAATCCAACTGCTTACTGCCAGCTGCATAGTTCCGCTAATACCATGACCACTGGTACAGCCTCCAGTCCAGCGAGCCCCAATTCCCAGAATAATACCGCCAATTAATGCAGTAAAAAAGCGGGGTAAAAATACTATGCCGAAACGTGCCATCCAAAGAGAAGGAATAAGTCTTAAAGAAAAATCCCCTGAAAGCCTTGCTGAAACCAGGGAACCAGCGA is a window of Atribacterota bacterium DNA encoding:
- a CDS encoding YeeE/YedE thiosulfate transporter family protein encodes the protein MEFLTLKICSPYLVGAGIGILSWFTFLLSNKPIGCSTAFSRTSGMIEQAITGKSLAKNPYYQKFPAVIDWEWMFVLGIIAGSLVSARLSGDFSLRLIPSLWMARFGIVFLPRFFTALIGGIILGIGARWTGGCTSGHGISGTMQLAVSSWIAVILFFIAGVGAAQFIYYGLGG